In Bombus affinis isolate iyBomAffi1 chromosome 11, iyBomAffi1.2, whole genome shotgun sequence, one genomic interval encodes:
- the LOC126921610 gene encoding probable ubiquitin carboxyl-terminal hydrolase FAF-X isoform X3 yields MTIATRGQGVGIDPPDSQQSTQMHSPSGPQQLADTMSGLQLTENVVQTECTNDTLASVEDSNQLHGEPDFPVAKLNMLHEKISSPRWVVPVLPEQELECLLQASIDLCKKGIDVQSEACQRFFREGLTISFTKILTDDAVSSWKMNIQNCINANCERLVDLCILKLDEDWFPLLDLLAMVFNPSNKFHTFNAARVSETVPPGSDIPDEQLYARPPPDSRSPRGWLVDLINRFGSLNGFEILLSRFQSGRNLTVPVIYALIRPFGLCYELLTVHTIVKYLMPIVEMVPVILNNLTDEELKKEAKNESKNDAISAIIKAAKCLVSRVPHQEEIIKNLGILRLKMILRLLQISSFNGKMNALNEVNKVIATVSFYQHRNAIVEEEEWLTAECMAKWIKENGVLEIVLRDSLHQPQYVEKLEKILRFIIKERALTLEDLDAVWAAQAGKHEAIVKNVHDLLAKLAWDFSPEQLDHLFECFQMSWKTANKKQGEKLLELIRRLAEDDKDGVMAHKVLTLFWNLAHSDEVPTEIMDQALNAHVKILDYSCSQERDAQKTIWLDKCVEELKNSDKWALPALKQIREICCLYEPNPNIACHGQRNHHYRQDVIERLQAEHSAVILVTNSLTNYMDKMRQLVKENPDIDGNTYMHDGRYNHIMQVQERLNFLRFLLKDGQLWLCADQAEQIWQCLAEQGVFVSDREACFKWFSKLMGDEPDLDPAINKDFFQNNILQLDPTLLTESGIKCYERFFKAVNSKEGKLKLKRRTFLMDDVDLIGTDYLWRVVTNSPEEIANRAIELLKEVNTNLGPRLQSSVLAFHVTYIGECMDRLKAHYDTVSVLSKVYLEGREEREQQMSNKIKIEAMKMCRVMKVLQEYINECDTTFPGERKILPLHRAVRGKHLSLIIRFANPGRNVDDIEIFTHSNDTLGSLRRQILRRIKANGSNVKLDLFLNGEPLESTDDRKLLSQTPLRDKMLLSAKLSQVNSNLQSSPDSSSDSSTSSPHHPYDGPDAEAENSLPGVVISQRSQYATFFFQLADLGCSLQHAQLRDGARNLLQLVPPDTLTVSRLQSLFGHCKEDDNLDNALCNEQNTTVDSLFFTASSSQVLYNLEVLYSLLMPVLDPMSERAFEFQCNFIKSGEAGVILEMLTKNKFLPNADETTKRAAYLTVLKLCKLLLTTVGNVMACVMDEVQQAGISENHDNHVHNNRGPVAVLKQALQSVPNQNTEYMLRSVATNLAQHLALRMLCGAAESDKCRQLFMQALSWELPDVATIRAIIRLAWAASTGNLNNINASAEMLHTLHEINEKETSNNPDNNDVLVCKEALEVLTIALVLNPTALESLSRDKMWHTFLIDLVLLSTSRVVRMAAAEQFFLISTWYSSGHQPLLFAITLLFTVLNTTVMEHAKQSHEYFQLLCRLLNFAHMSGCPLLTAETLLNIEIAWLKKVRDNVKETGESQVDEAVLEGHLGLTKELLAFLPPSKKFELGSDEKHGVNLIKELVEDFVFPASRLMLQLRSTGELSATQASPVCTTPQSTSAAFDLLVGLCVGCVPNMKLLVTMLTDMFYSERDEPLVEWDYLPPVGLRPLKGFVGLKNAGATCYMNSVLQQLYMVESIRVGLLAAEGAATDLNEDFSGEERIEGEQTIEANDNDTNEEKCGADESRKEYNIGILKQVQAIFGHLAYSKLQYYIPRGLWKHFKLQGEPVNLREQQDAVEFFMSLVESLDEALKALGHEQIMSKILGGSYSDQKICKGCPHRYSKEEPFSLISVDIRNHSNLLDSLEQYVKGELLEGADAYHCDKCNKKVVTVKRLCVKKLPPVLAIQLKRFEYDYERVCAIKFNDYFEFPRDLDMEPYTVSGLAKLEGEVIDCDYEESVKGTCTKYQLTGIVVHSGQASGGHYYSYILHRQNDGVAKWYKFDDGDVTECKMEEEEEMKSQCFGGDYLGEVFDHMLKRMSYRKQKRWWNAYMLFYTRLDVEENSLMKSVNELSLYTKLGVIKMPPAIEYSVRKQNIKFMHNRNQFSAEYFQFIKKLVSCNPHNINRQNMNEKLNPEQEELAMLSVQLASRFLFYTGFHTKKTLRGNATDWYDIVCHHLRSSKTVRSWFAHNVLFNHPHRFCEYLLSCPSTEVRTAFLKILVFLAHISLLDGPCVPPSLNAPTILLDPTATLSDHLLHAVLSLLHREISDHGRHLPHYFSLFHTYASLGLAEKAQLLKLNVPVTFMLVAIDEGPGPTIKYQYPELTKLHQVVSMLIRCCDVSSKAHSSLAQSGVAPLPNPYGDPACQNEYLMPIQPQAADILFVKNR; encoded by the exons ATGACGATTGCCACAAGAGGCCAAGGAGTAGGCATAGACCCTCCTGACAGCCAGCAAAGTACACAG atGCACAGTCCATCGGGCCCACAACAATTAGCTGACACAATGTCGGGACTTCAACTCACGGAGAATGTGGTACAAACAGAATGCACCAATGATACCTTAGCTTCAGTAGAGGATAGTAATCAGCTCCATGGCGAGCCAGATTTTCCTGTTGCAAAACTCAATATGCTTCATGAAAAAATATCTAGTCCACGATGGGTTGTACCAGTTCTGCCAGAACAAGAGTTAGAGTGCCTGTTACAAGCCAGTatcgatctttgtaaaaaag GAATTGATGTACAAAGTGAAGCGTGTCAGCGCTTTTTTCGAGAAGGACTCACTATTTCTTTTACCAAAATATTGACTGATGATGCAGTAAGTAGTTGGAAAATGAACATTCAAAATTGTATTAATGCAAACTGCGAGCGATTAGTGGATCTATGTATCCTGAAACTAGATGAGGACTGGTTTCCTCTTCTTGATTTGCTGGCAATGGTTTTTAATCCTAGTAATAA ATTTCATACATTTAATGCTGCAAGGGTCTCTGAAACTGTCCCTCCAGGAAGTGATATTCCTGATGAACAGCTTTATGCAAGGCCACCTCCTGATTCAAGAAGTCCTCGTGGTTGGCTAGTGGATCTCATAAATAG GTTTGGAAGCCTTAACGGATTTGAAATTTTGCTCTCTAGATTTCAGAGCGGCCGAAATTTAACAGTACCAGTTATTTACGCTTTAATCAGACCTTTTGGTTTATGTTATGAACTACTTACTGTTCACACAATAGTTAAATATCTGATGCCTATTGTG GAAATGGTGCCTgtaattttgaataatttaacTGATGAGGAATTAAAGAAGGAGGCGAAAAATGAATCAAAAAATGATGCAATATCAGCTATAATCAAAGCCGCCAAATGTTTAGTTTCACGAGTACCACACCAAgaggaaataattaaaaatttgggAATTCTGAGACTGAAAATGATATTGAGACTCTTACAAATTTCTTCATTTAACGGAAAAATGAATGCTTTAAATGAAGTAAATAAAGTCATTGCCACTGTTAGTTTTTACCAACATCGAAATGCAATTGTTGAAGAAGAGGAATGGCTTACTGCGGAATGCATGGCT AAATGGATAAAGGAAAATGGAGTATTAGAAATTGTTTTAAGAGATTCGTTACATCAGCCTCAATATGTTGAAAAGTTGGAAAAGATTTTACGCTTTATTATAAAAGAACGAGCATTAACTTTAGAAGATTTAGATGCTGTTTGGGCAGCACAAGCCGGGAAACATGAAGCTATTGTGAAAAATGTTCATGATTTGTTAGCCAAACTTGCTTGGGATTTTAGCCCTGAGCAACTTGACCACTTATTCGAATGTTTTCAG ATGAGTTGGAAGACTGCTAATAAGAAACAAGGAGAAAAGTTATTAGAATTAATTCGGAGATTAGCAGAAGATGATAAAGATGGTGTAATGGCACATAAG GTGTTAACTCTTTTTTGGAATTTGGCTCATTCTGACGAGGTGCCTACAGAAATAATGGATCAAGCATTAAATGCTCATGTAAAAATTCTTGATTATTCGTGTTCACAAGAAAGGGATGCTCAAAAGACAATTTGGTTAGACAAATGCGTGGAAGAACTAAAGAATAGTGATAAGTGGGCTTTGCCTGCGTTAAAACAAATTCGGGAAATATGCTGCCTTTATGAACCAAACCCTAATATAGCATGTCATGGTCAACGGAACCATCATTATAG GCAAGATGTTATAGAACGACTTCAAGCAGAACATTCTGCAGTAATTCTCGTGACAAACAGTTTAACAAATTATATGGATAAAATGCGGCAGTTGGTTAAGGAAAATCCAGACATTGATGGAAATACTTACATGCACGATGGTCGCTACAATCATATTATGCAAGTACAGGAAAGACTTAATTTCCTTCGTTTCTTGTTGAAG GATGGTCAACTATGGTTATGCGCGGATCAAGCTGAACAGATTTGGCAATGTTTAGCTGAACAAGGTGTATTTGTATCCGATCGTGAAGCATGTTTCAAATGGTTTTCAAAATTAATGGGAGATGAACCAGATCTTGATCCAGCAATAAATAAGGACTTTTTccaaaataatatattacaattagATCCGACATTACTTACGGAAAGTGGTATCAAATGTTATGAAAGATTTTTCAAGGCAGTCAATTCTAAGgaaggaaaattaaaattaaaaaggagaaCGTTTCTAATGGATGATGTTGACCTAATTGGTACAGATTATTTGTGGCGC GTCGTGACCAATAGCCCTGAAGAAATAGCAAATCGAGCTATAGAATTATTAAAAGAAGTGAATACTAATTTAGGACCACGACTTCAGTCATCAGTTTTGGCGTTTCACGTGACATATATAGGAGAGTGTATGGACAGATTGAAAGCACATTATGATACTGTATCTGTCTTGAGTAAAGTATACCTTGAAGGAAGGGAAGAACGCGAACAGCAAAtgtcaaataaaattaaaatagaagCTATGAAAATGTGCCGTGTTATGAAAGTGTTACAGGAATATATAAATGAATGTGATACGACATTTCCAGGAGAACGAAAAATATTGCCATTACATAG AGCAGTTCGTGGGAAACACCTATCTCTTATCATTCGTTTTGCGAATCCTGGTCGTAATGTGGATGATATAGAGATATTTACACATAGCAACGACACTTTGGGGTCATTAAGGCGACAAATATTACGCAGAATTAAGGCAAATGGATCAAATGTGAAACTTGACTTATTTCTTAATGGGGAACCTTTGGAGTCAACAGATGACAGGAAACTACTTTCTCAAACTCCACTGAGAGATAAGATG CTGTTGTCTGCAAAACTAAGTCAAGTAAACAGCAACTTGCAGAGTTCGCCAGATAGTAGCTCAGATAGTTCTACCAGTTCTCCACACCATCCATATGATGGGCCAGATGCAGAAGCAGAAAACAGTTTACCCGGAGTG GTCATATCGCAAAGATCGCAGTATGCTACATTCTTCTTTCAGTTAGCAGATCTTGGATGTAGTCTTCAACACGCGCAATTACGCGATGGTGCAAGAAACCTTTTACAACTGGTGCCACCAGATACACTTACTGTATCACGATTGCAGTCGTTATTCGGTCATTGCAAAGAAGACGACAATTTAGATAATGCTCTTTGTAATGAACAAAATACTACAGtagattctttattttttactGCAAGTTCTAGCCAAGTTTTATACAATTTAGAG gTTTTATATAGTTTATTAATGCCAGTTTTAGATCCAATGTCAGAAAGAGCGTTTGAGTTTCAATGCAACTTTATAAAAAGTGGCGAAGCTGGTGTTATTCTTGAAATGTtaactaaaaataaatttctaccaAATGCAGATGAAACTACTAAACGAGCAGCGTATTTAACGGTGTTAAAATTATGTAAACTCTTATTAACGACAGTGGGTAATGTGATGGCCTGTGTAATGGATGAAGTGCAACAAGCTGGTATTTCGGAAAACCACGATAATCATGTTCACAACAATCGAGGCCCAGTAGCGGTTTTGAAACAAGCCTTACAAAGTGTACCTAATCAGAATACTGAGTATATGTTGAGAAGCGTAGCAACGAACTTGGCGCAGCATTTAGCGCTTCGAATGTTATGTGGAGCAGCGGAATCTGACAAATGTCGGCAACTTTTTATGCAAGCCCTTTCCTGGGAGCTACCAGACGTAGCTACTATTCGTGCCATAATTAGGCTAGCATGGGCAGCATCGACaggtaatttaaataatataaatgctTCTGCTGAGATGCTCCATACACTTCACGAAATAAACGAAAAGGAAACGTCAAATAATCCTGACAATAACGATGTGTTAGTATGTAAAGAAGCATTAGAAGTTCTGACAATCGCTTTGGTACTGAATCCAACTGCGTTAGAATCATTATCAAGAGATAAAATGTGGCATACGTTTTTAATAGACCTTGTTCTCTTGAGTACATCGAGAGTGGTTAGAATGGCTGCGGCTGAACAGTTTTTTCTTATATCAACGTGGTACAGTAGTGGTCATCAACCATTACTTTTTGCAATAACGCTACTTTTCACTGTTTTAAACACTACGGTTATGGAGCATGCAAAACAGAGTCATGAGTATTTTCAGCTTTTATGTAGGCTGCTAAACTTTGCACACATGTCAGGATGTCCTCTTCTGACTGCTGAAACATTATTGAACATCGAAATAGCATGGTTAAAGAAAGTACGAGACAATGTTAAAGAAACTGGAGAAAGTCAAGTTGATGAAGCTGTCCTTGAAGGTCATCTTGGTCTTACTAAAGAATTACTAGCTTTCCTACCTCCGAGTAAAAAGTTTGAACTTGGCTCTGATGAAAAACACGGCGTAAATTTGATCAAGGAATTAGTCGAAGATTTTGTATTTCCTGCATCGCGTCTTATGCTGCAACTGCGTAGCACTGGAGAGCTAAGTGCTACGCAAGCGAGCCCAGTATGCACGACTCCTCAATCGACTAGCGCAGCATTTGATTTACTTGTAGGTCTTTGTGTAGGCTGTGTACCTAACATGAAACTTCTAGTCACAATGCTCACTGATATGTTCTACTCTGAGAGAGATGAACCGCTAGTAGAATGGGATTATTTACCACCAGTCGGGCTTAGACCACTGAAAGGCTTTGTAGGTTTAAAGAACGCTGGTGCAACTTGTTACATGAACTCAGTATTACAACAATTGTACATGGTTGAAAGTATAAGAGTCGGACTTTTGGCTGCAGAAGGTGCAGCGACAGATTTGAACGAAGATTTTTCTGGAGAAGAAAGAATTGAAGGAGAACAAACGATAGAAGCAAACGATAATGATacaaatgaagaaaaatgtGGAGCAGACGAATCTCGAAAGGAATATAATATTGGTATTTTAAAGCAAGTTCAAGCAATCTTTGGTCATCTAGCATATAGcaaattacaatattatatacCTAGAGGTCTTTGGAAACACTTTAA acTTCAAGGTGAGCCTGTAAATCTTAGAGAACAACAAGATGCAGTAGAATTTTTTATGAGTTTAGTGGAAAGCTTAGATGAGGCACTGAAAGCCTTAGGACATGAACAGATAATGAGCAAGATTCTTGGTGGTTCATATAGTGACCAGAAAATCTGCAAAGGTTGCCCTCATAG ATATTCCAAGGAGGAGCCGTTTAGTTTGATAAGCGTGGATATTAGGAATCACAGTAATTTACTGGACTCTCTTGAACAATATGTGAAAGGAGAATTATTGGAAGGTGCAGACGCTTATCATTGCGACAAATGTAATAAAAAG gTCGTAACAGTAAAACGATTATGTGTAAAGAAGTTGCCACCTGTTTTAGCGATACAATTAAAAAGATTTGAATATGATTACGAAAGGGTTTGCGCTATTAAATTTAACGATTATTTTGAATTTCCAAGAGATTTGGATATGGAACCTTATACTGTTTCTGGGCTCGCTAAACTGGAGGGAGAAGTTATAGACTGTGATTACGAGGAATCGGTGAAAGGGACTTGTACTAAATATCAATTAACTGGCATCGTAGTACATAGTGGCCAGGCTAGTGGTGGTCATTATTATTCGTATATCCTACATAG ACAAAATGATGGCGTTGCAAAATGGTATAAGTTCGACGATGGCGATGTTACGGAATGTAAAatggaggaagaggaagaaatgAAGTCGCAATGTTTCGGCGGTGATTATTTGGGGGAAGTATTTGATCATATGCTTAAAAGAATGAGTTACCGAAAACAAAAACGATGGTGGAATGCCTATATGTTATTTTATACCAGATTAGATGTAGAAGAAAATTCTTTAATGAAAAGTGTTAATGAATTATCCTTGT ATACGAAACTAGGAGTTATAAAAATGCCCCCAGCTATCGAATATAGTGTCAGAAAACAGAATATCAAGTTCATGCATAATCGAAACCAGTTTAGCgcagaatattttcaatttattaaaaaacttGTATCTTGTAATCCCCATAACATCAATAGACAAAATATGAATGAAAAACTT AATCCAGAGCAGGAAGAACTTGCAATGCTATCCGTGCAGTTAGCATCGAGATTCCTGTTTTACACAGGTTTTCATACTAAGAAAACTTTGCGCGGTAACGCAACGGATTGGTATGACATTGTTTGTCATCATTTACGTAGTAGCAAAACAGTGCGATCCTGGTTTGCTCATAATGTCCTATTTAATCATCCACATAG ATTTTGCGAATATCTTTTGAGCTGTCCTAGTACAGAAGTTCGAACGGCATTTCTCAAAATTTTGGTATTTCTCGCACACATTTCCTTATTGGATGGCCCATGCGTGCCGCCTAGTTTAAACGCACCAA CTATACTTTTAGATCCAACAGCAACACTGAGTGATCATTTATTGCATGCAGTACTTTCTTTACTTCATCGTGAAATCTCAGATCATGGCCGCCATTTACCACATTATTTCTCTCTGTTTCACACGTATGCATCGCTTGGTCTCGCTGAAAAGGCCCAATTGCTTAAG TTAAATGTGCCGGTTACGTTTATGTTGGTTGCTATCGACGAAGGACCCGGACCTACGATAAAATATCAGTATCCTGAATTAACTAAATTGCATCAGGTAGTTAGTATGTTGATACGCTGTTGCGATGTGTCATCGAAAGCACACTCGAGTCTTGCACAGTCAGGCGTAGCACCTTTACCAAACCCATATGGTGACCCGGCATGTCAAAATGAATATTTGATGCCTATTCAGCCGCAGGCAGCAGATATTCTCTTCGTTAAGAACAGGTAG